The following are encoded together in the Streptomyces tsukubensis genome:
- a CDS encoding DUF742 domain-containing protein produces the protein MTRRREDARVTPAYLATGGRATGRRPLPDSLTRLVRTDTEEPAGLSPPQAQLLNAVDEGVLTLAEAGSHLALPLSAVRILAGDLIEARLIDAIEPAMDQDAELLERVLTGLQELRIPTGKSA, from the coding sequence GTGACCCGGCGCCGCGAGGATGCCCGCGTCACGCCCGCCTATCTCGCGACGGGCGGGCGTGCGACGGGCAGGCGCCCGCTGCCCGACTCGCTCACCCGGCTGGTCCGCACCGACACGGAGGAACCGGCCGGGCTGAGCCCGCCGCAGGCTCAGCTGTTGAACGCCGTGGACGAGGGCGTCCTGACTCTCGCGGAAGCGGGCAGCCATCTCGCGCTGCCCCTCTCCGCGGTCAGGATCCTCGCGGGCGACCTGATCGAGGCCCGGCTGATCGACGCGATCGAACCGGCCATGGATCAGGACGCGGAGCTGCTGGAGAGAGTCCTGACCGGACTCCAAGAACTTCGAATCCCCACCGGAAAGAGCGCTTGA
- a CDS encoding urease accessory protein UreD: MSDGGAGVTATARVIARTDGRGGTSLPVLDGEGPLALRRVRSAGSGAHVMIVGAMSGPLGGDRLAVEASAGTGARLLIGSAAATLALPGQAKGEARYDVRLTVEEEAELYWLPEQLISAAASELRTTTRADVARGGRLVLREEQVLGRSGEETGRLSSRLTVRVAGRPVLDQELNCGPDAPGGWGGPAVLAGLRNVGQLVVVRPEFARNPVTAGPLGEHAALLPLPGPAALVTAVAPDALRLRRLLDEAAQTLNC, from the coding sequence ATGAGCGACGGGGGCGCCGGAGTCACGGCGACGGCCCGCGTCATCGCACGGACCGACGGCCGAGGCGGTACGTCCCTGCCGGTACTCGACGGTGAGGGGCCGCTCGCGCTGCGCCGGGTCCGCTCCGCTGGATCCGGGGCGCACGTCATGATCGTCGGCGCGATGAGCGGGCCGCTCGGCGGCGACCGTCTCGCGGTCGAGGCGTCGGCCGGGACCGGCGCGCGGCTGCTCATCGGTTCGGCCGCCGCCACCCTCGCCCTGCCGGGACAGGCGAAGGGCGAGGCCCGTTACGACGTACGGCTCACCGTGGAAGAGGAAGCCGAACTGTACTGGCTGCCTGAGCAGTTGATTTCGGCGGCCGCCAGCGAACTGCGGACGACGACCAGGGCGGACGTGGCCCGGGGCGGCAGGCTCGTGCTGCGTGAGGAGCAGGTGCTCGGCCGCAGCGGCGAGGAGACCGGCCGTCTCAGCAGCCGGCTCACCGTCCGGGTGGCGGGACGCCCGGTACTCGACCAGGAGTTGAACTGCGGCCCCGACGCGCCCGGCGGCTGGGGTGGCCCCGCGGTCCTGGCCGGGCTGCGAAATGTCGGGCAACTCGTGGTCGTACGGCCGGAGTTTGCCAGGAATCCGGTGACCGCGGGCCCGCTCGGGGAACACGCGGCGCTCCTCCCGCTGCCGGGGCCCGCCGCTCTGGTCACCGCGGTGGCGCCGGACGCACTGCGTCTGCGCCGCCTTCTCGACGAGGCGGCACAGACGCTGAACTGCTGA
- a CDS encoding right-handed parallel beta-helix repeat-containing protein: MTTHQQSSARRRARARLVSMGLALFATLAAVATPSPAAPSGPSAPAVHKDTAARLVITKGGTAEHPAVHRGGGRTVGGITVEADHVVVEGYRVDRPEAPGIEITGDDITVRDNTVSHPHGGDGDGLRFFGDDLKIQRNTLKGMSNRYGHADCMQTFADDTPPSRRVLIEGNRCEDTDNMCLMAEGPNDGEGDGHGVTSDFTVRNNHCATRKASQALMFEDVRNTTITGNTFPAGPHHAIGLAIGSTGAHVDGNTVSPRITYEVGIDSSSRPGYEGPEPGGAP, encoded by the coding sequence ATGACGACCCACCAGCAAAGCTCCGCCCGGCGAAGGGCCCGCGCACGGCTCGTATCCATGGGCCTCGCGCTGTTCGCGACTCTCGCAGCCGTGGCCACTCCGTCGCCCGCGGCGCCCTCCGGCCCCTCGGCCCCGGCCGTCCACAAGGACACCGCCGCCCGGCTGGTGATCACCAAGGGCGGCACCGCCGAGCACCCGGCCGTCCACCGAGGAGGGGGCAGGACCGTCGGTGGCATCACCGTCGAGGCCGACCATGTCGTGGTGGAGGGCTACCGGGTCGACAGGCCGGAGGCGCCGGGCATCGAGATCACCGGAGACGACATCACGGTGCGGGACAACACCGTCAGCCATCCGCACGGCGGTGACGGCGACGGTCTGCGCTTCTTCGGCGACGACCTGAAGATCCAGCGCAACACCCTCAAGGGGATGTCGAACCGGTACGGCCACGCCGACTGCATGCAGACCTTCGCCGACGACACCCCGCCGAGCCGACGGGTTCTGATCGAGGGCAACCGCTGCGAGGACACCGACAACATGTGCCTGATGGCGGAGGGCCCCAACGACGGGGAGGGTGACGGCCACGGGGTCACCTCCGACTTCACCGTCAGGAACAATCACTGCGCGACACGTAAGGCCTCCCAGGCCCTGATGTTCGAGGACGTGCGGAACACCACCATCACCGGCAACACCTTCCCCGCTGGACCGCATCACGCGATCGGTCTCGCCATCGGCTCGACGGGCGCCCACGTCGACGGCAACACGGTGAGCCCCCGCATCACGTACGAGGTCGGCATCGACTCCTCCTCACGACCGGGATACGAGGGCCCTGAGCCCGGCGGCGCACCCTGA
- a CDS encoding histidine phosphatase family protein produces the protein MRLLLVRHGQTPSNVSHSLDTAAPGPRLTGLGEKQAAALPAALAAEDIGVLYASPLIRTQLTAAPLATERGLEVRVRPGIAELTAGDLEMRSDKEAAAQYLRVAFAWSAGDTALRMPGGESGEEALARYDEVVSEAAATGAGTAVLVSHGAAIRMWTAARAANVTVEFAMAHALDNTGVVVLEGAPGSGWHALTWAGKPLGPAFPAPGDQDAGPAGRPLQP, from the coding sequence ATGCGCCTGTTGTTGGTCCGCCACGGCCAGACACCGTCCAACGTCAGCCACTCGCTCGACACCGCGGCCCCGGGCCCACGGCTCACCGGGCTGGGCGAGAAGCAGGCCGCGGCGCTGCCTGCGGCGCTGGCGGCGGAGGACATCGGTGTGCTCTACGCCTCCCCCCTGATCCGTACCCAGCTGACGGCGGCACCGCTGGCCACGGAGCGTGGCCTTGAGGTGCGGGTGCGGCCCGGGATCGCGGAACTGACCGCGGGTGATCTTGAGATGCGCTCCGACAAGGAGGCCGCCGCCCAGTACCTGCGCGTCGCCTTCGCCTGGTCGGCGGGTGACACGGCACTGCGGATGCCGGGCGGCGAGAGCGGCGAGGAAGCCCTGGCCCGCTACGACGAGGTCGTCAGCGAGGCCGCCGCCACCGGGGCCGGCACCGCGGTCCTGGTCAGCCACGGCGCCGCGATCCGCATGTGGACGGCGGCCCGCGCCGCCAACGTGACGGTGGAGTTCGCCATGGCCCACGCACTCGACAACACGGGCGTGGTCGTACTCGAAGGCGCACCCGGCTCCGGCTGGCACGCGCTGACCTGGGCGGGTAAACCGCTCGGCCCCGCCTTCCCCGCCCCGGGCGACCAGGACGCGGGCCCGGCAGGCCGCCCCCTCCAGCCGTAG
- a CDS encoding DUF4190 domain-containing protein, with protein sequence MTGYGQSGARSRSGASGLAIASLVCGIVGLFFLSIVLGPLAIIFGGVTLRQRRGGGAGMAKAGLVLGVVDVVLFVVLLVAASSGGFSWYVGG encoded by the coding sequence ATGACCGGTTACGGACAGAGCGGCGCCCGTTCTCGCAGCGGGGCGAGCGGCCTCGCGATCGCTTCCCTGGTCTGCGGCATCGTAGGACTCTTCTTCCTCAGTATCGTCCTCGGTCCGCTCGCCATCATCTTCGGTGGAGTGACGCTGCGCCAGCGCCGCGGTGGCGGCGCGGGGATGGCGAAGGCCGGTCTCGTCCTGGGTGTGGTGGATGTCGTGTTGTTCGTCGTCCTTCTGGTGGCCGCGTCGAGCGGCGGGTTCAGCTGGTACGTCGGCGGCTGA
- a CDS encoding cytochrome P450, producing the protein MSQSTTSYTAAPSSAPYPLYTDDFAQNRDEHYRRMRAAHEHIVPVEILPGVFGHLVISLRAARAVLHDRTGMWKKNPEAWAEGLPADSQALGMMGPRPNSLFHDGEQHARYRGVVRDAFALIEPHHLRDMVREVADRLIDRFSGQGTADLVTQFARPLPSFVFNRLFGQDDSAAPQLVGALAGIMESGPEAFRANAEFESYMSRLITEKRARPGANLTTWLLQHPARLDPTEVLHNMVLSVAAAQEPTTNLIGNTTRLLLCDDVVYNEVVNGTLDVLPAMDRVLATRPPMANYGMHYADRDIYFYGRPVPANTPVLVSFEAVGADPTGAAAPASGAGAHMAWSEGPHSCPVSGMATAIAGTALIQLIHRIPDVELAVKEDELRNRPGPFHHALAALPVRFTSVTAPTRGEKPWPSNPYTTSPGSTRQDAASRPRPPVSASWATWLPSSCPAGYGPGHRPGTGSSRTS; encoded by the coding sequence ATGAGCCAGTCCACCACCTCGTACACCGCGGCCCCCTCGTCGGCGCCCTACCCGCTCTACACCGACGACTTCGCCCAGAACAGGGACGAGCACTACCGGCGGATGCGTGCCGCGCACGAGCACATCGTGCCGGTGGAGATCCTGCCGGGGGTCTTCGGCCACCTCGTCATCTCCCTGCGGGCCGCGCGGGCCGTGCTGCACGACAGAACGGGGATGTGGAAGAAGAACCCGGAGGCGTGGGCCGAGGGGCTGCCGGCCGACTCCCAGGCGCTCGGCATGATGGGTCCTCGGCCCAACTCGCTCTTCCATGACGGGGAGCAGCACGCGCGCTACCGCGGAGTGGTCAGGGACGCGTTCGCCCTCATCGAGCCGCACCATCTGCGGGACATGGTCCGTGAGGTCGCCGACCGGCTCATCGACCGTTTCTCCGGGCAGGGTACGGCCGACCTCGTGACGCAGTTCGCGCGTCCGTTGCCGTCGTTCGTCTTCAACCGGCTGTTCGGACAGGACGACTCCGCGGCGCCGCAACTGGTGGGCGCGCTCGCCGGGATCATGGAGAGCGGGCCCGAGGCGTTCAGGGCCAACGCGGAGTTCGAGTCGTACATGAGCCGGTTGATCACGGAGAAGCGGGCGAGGCCGGGCGCCAACCTGACGACCTGGCTCCTTCAGCACCCCGCGCGCCTGGACCCGACGGAGGTACTGCACAACATGGTGCTCTCCGTCGCCGCCGCGCAGGAACCGACCACCAACCTCATCGGCAACACCACGCGCCTGCTGCTCTGTGACGACGTGGTCTACAACGAGGTGGTGAACGGCACGCTCGACGTACTGCCCGCCATGGACCGCGTCCTCGCCACCCGCCCGCCGATGGCCAACTACGGTATGCACTACGCCGATCGGGACATCTACTTCTACGGCAGGCCCGTTCCCGCCAACACCCCCGTGCTGGTCTCCTTCGAGGCCGTGGGCGCGGACCCCACCGGGGCCGCCGCGCCCGCGTCCGGCGCGGGGGCCCACATGGCCTGGTCGGAGGGGCCGCACAGTTGCCCGGTCAGCGGTATGGCGACCGCCATCGCCGGTACCGCCCTGATTCAGCTCATCCATCGCATCCCCGATGTCGAACTAGCCGTGAAAGAGGACGAGCTGCGCAATCGCCCGGGACCTTTCCACCACGCTCTGGCGGCGCTGCCCGTCCGTTTCACCTCCGTGACCGCACCCACCAGAGGAGAGAAACCGTGGCCGTCCAATCCGTACACGACGTCCCCAGGATCGACCCGGCAGGACGCGGCATCGCGGCCGAGGCCGCCCGTCTCCGCGAGCTGGGCGACGTGGTTGCCGTCGAGCTGCCCGGCGGGATACGGGCCTGGGCACCGACCCGGCACCGGGTCCTCAAGGACCTCATAA
- a CDS encoding roadblock/LC7 domain-containing protein, whose translation MMMPHASRPATEPFRGHEEHTQRADTLRAACRDIASVVILTAEGLPSAADRELERPVAERTASVASGLYGLARAGGELAEDAEEISEPRNVVVEYRSGLFLVVMEAGENLRLAVTTVPDADLGSVVYEMTKLSSTLSMEVAARAAATSALPR comes from the coding sequence ATGATGATGCCGCATGCTTCCCGCCCCGCGACCGAACCTTTCCGCGGCCACGAGGAGCACACGCAGCGGGCGGACACGCTGAGGGCGGCCTGCCGTGACATCGCCTCCGTGGTGATCCTCACGGCGGAGGGGTTGCCGAGCGCCGCCGACCGCGAATTGGAACGCCCGGTCGCCGAGCGGACAGCGAGTGTGGCCTCCGGCCTCTACGGACTCGCGAGGGCCGGCGGTGAACTGGCGGAGGACGCCGAGGAGATCAGCGAACCCCGCAATGTCGTGGTCGAGTACCGCTCGGGTCTTTTCCTCGTGGTGATGGAGGCCGGGGAGAATCTGCGCCTCGCGGTGACGACCGTTCCCGACGCCGATCTCGGCTCCGTGGTCTATGAGATGACCAAACTGTCCTCGACGCTCTCCATGGAGGTCGCGGCCCGAGCCGCCGCGACCTCCGCCCTCCCGCGGTGA
- a CDS encoding cytochrome P450 family protein — MVAVELPGGIRAWAPTRHRVLKDLINNPLVSKDPRLHWPLWNSEWIAERPEAHWIYTWCGVRNMFTSYGVDHRRLRTLIAPAFTSRRTRAMQPVISRITDELLRGLRDVPAGESVDLRKRFAYPLPMGVICELFGLNEDERHTVAGALEKVMDTTVSPEVAGQVLENARTALGALVARKRVSPGNDLTSDLIEARDGSDRLDEGELVDTLILVLTAGHETTVNLIGNAVVALLEHPDQLAAVLAGDVPWENVIEETLRWAPSITSLPVRFATETIEVADVTIERGDAILATFGIVGWDPDYHGEQAGEFNVRRAPGKHLAFGHGVHRCLGAPLAQAEALTALPALFAAFPNIALVPGQSMERYPSFIAHGHKAPLVWLRG, encoded by the coding sequence GTGGTTGCCGTCGAGCTGCCCGGCGGGATACGGGCCTGGGCACCGACCCGGCACCGGGTCCTCAAGGACCTCATAAACAACCCCCTGGTCAGCAAGGACCCTCGGCTGCACTGGCCGCTGTGGAACAGCGAGTGGATAGCCGAGCGCCCGGAGGCGCACTGGATATACACCTGGTGCGGGGTGCGGAACATGTTCACCTCGTACGGCGTGGATCACCGGCGGCTGCGCACGCTGATAGCCCCGGCGTTCACCTCGCGGCGCACCCGCGCCATGCAGCCGGTCATCTCGCGTATCACCGATGAGCTGCTGCGGGGACTGCGGGATGTGCCCGCAGGGGAGAGCGTCGACCTGCGGAAACGTTTCGCTTACCCCTTGCCGATGGGGGTCATCTGCGAGCTCTTCGGGCTGAACGAGGACGAGCGCCACACCGTCGCGGGGGCGCTGGAGAAGGTCATGGACACCACGGTCTCCCCGGAGGTCGCGGGGCAGGTCCTGGAGAACGCCAGGACGGCGCTGGGCGCCCTCGTCGCCCGCAAGCGCGTCTCCCCCGGAAATGACCTCACCAGCGACCTGATCGAGGCCCGCGACGGATCGGACCGGCTCGACGAGGGTGAGCTGGTCGACACCTTGATCCTGGTCCTCACGGCCGGCCACGAGACGACCGTCAACCTCATCGGCAACGCGGTGGTGGCCCTCCTCGAACACCCGGACCAGCTCGCGGCCGTACTGGCGGGGGACGTCCCGTGGGAGAACGTCATCGAGGAGACCCTCCGCTGGGCGCCCTCCATCACCAGTCTTCCCGTGCGGTTCGCCACGGAGACCATAGAGGTGGCCGACGTCACCATCGAGCGTGGCGACGCCATACTGGCCACTTTCGGCATCGTCGGCTGGGACCCGGACTACCACGGCGAGCAGGCCGGAGAGTTCAACGTCCGCCGCGCCCCCGGCAAACACCTGGCCTTCGGCCACGGCGTCCACCGCTGCCTCGGCGCCCCCCTCGCCCAGGCCGAGGCGCTGACCGCCCTGCCCGCACTGTTCGCCGCCTTCCCGAACATCGCCCTGGTGCCGGGCCAGAGCATGGAGCGCTACCCCAGCTTCATCGCGCACGGCCATAAGGCGCCGCTGGTGTGGCTACGTGGCTGA
- a CDS encoding serine/threonine-protein kinase yields the protein MEKTIGEGGMGVVWLAWDETLRRRVAVKCARPDDGEAAKRLKKEAQYAARLHHPNIVPVFDFVEEESACWIVMEYVPSRSLAQLVRESGLLTPEDAGSIGCQIAAALARSHTEGVVHGDVTPENVLVTEEGVARLMDFGIARALWSDATQTHTVTGTVRGKPKYLAPEVAKGEHGDEKADVFSLGASLYAAVKGRSPYGEAEHPMAYLVRAIEGHIETPEGVGPLAAPLTELLTPDPRHRPGAAEAYKLLTRAAPPSPNVQELLRDGHTLPLSLGSLTLRLPRPLRRRRRTLALSAVTLIAVAALTTGLVVFLPGDDKGATKDATGESGQAGTDAKSSTSAAVSGPGTAGAIGVARTADPCALLDAPSLSRFGDTERDPSYGRFERCDVLVKSKGGNEVAGVQVDLDKNPAEFGDDVSTRRVGNVTVGTMPRDGDECVRVISTADSKQIVVVAERYDSPSPDPCRLADAATDHAVSVLDRGAVPRRTTTTAANSLARLDACDLLDAAALKRLPGVDPRDPEPDFGDWGCDWSSPDGATGAQLVFNRDNDLSDDGDPTVVAGRRSYVSPRESGDDDCVVRTPHRSYTNSVGDETIEHLMVTVHGPGSAGRLCDTAKALATTATENVTKDLKDLKGRKDQKGLNEK from the coding sequence TTGGAGAAGACCATCGGCGAAGGCGGGATGGGCGTCGTCTGGCTGGCCTGGGACGAGACGCTGAGGCGGCGCGTCGCGGTCAAGTGCGCGCGACCCGACGACGGTGAGGCCGCGAAGCGGCTCAAGAAGGAGGCGCAGTACGCCGCGCGGCTGCACCATCCGAACATCGTGCCCGTCTTCGACTTCGTCGAGGAGGAGAGTGCCTGCTGGATCGTCATGGAGTACGTGCCCTCGCGCAGCCTCGCACAACTGGTCCGGGAAAGCGGTCTGTTGACGCCCGAGGACGCCGGTTCGATCGGTTGTCAGATCGCGGCGGCGCTGGCGAGGTCCCACACCGAAGGTGTGGTGCACGGCGACGTCACCCCCGAGAACGTCCTCGTCACGGAGGAGGGCGTCGCCCGGTTGATGGACTTCGGGATCGCCCGCGCCCTGTGGAGCGACGCCACGCAGACGCACACCGTGACGGGCACGGTACGGGGAAAGCCCAAGTATCTGGCGCCCGAGGTGGCCAAGGGCGAACACGGTGACGAGAAGGCCGACGTGTTCTCTCTCGGTGCGTCCCTGTACGCGGCGGTCAAGGGGCGGTCCCCGTACGGGGAGGCCGAGCACCCCATGGCCTACCTGGTGCGGGCGATCGAGGGACATATCGAGACCCCGGAGGGTGTCGGCCCGCTCGCCGCTCCGCTGACGGAGCTGCTCACACCGGACCCCCGGCACCGGCCCGGCGCCGCCGAGGCGTACAAGCTGCTGACGCGCGCCGCGCCGCCGTCCCCGAACGTCCAGGAATTACTGCGGGACGGCCACACCCTGCCGCTCTCGCTCGGCTCCCTGACGCTGCGCCTGCCCAGGCCCCTGCGCCGTCGGCGCCGCACCCTGGCTCTCTCGGCGGTGACGCTGATCGCGGTGGCGGCGCTCACGACGGGCCTCGTCGTGTTCCTCCCCGGCGACGACAAGGGCGCCACGAAGGACGCGACCGGCGAGAGTGGGCAGGCCGGTACGGACGCCAAGTCATCGACGTCCGCGGCGGTTTCCGGACCGGGGACGGCGGGTGCCATCGGCGTCGCCCGTACCGCCGATCCCTGCGCTCTGCTCGACGCCCCCTCCCTGAGCCGTTTCGGGGACACCGAACGGGATCCGAGCTATGGGCGCTTCGAGCGCTGTGACGTCCTGGTGAAGAGCAAGGGCGGCAACGAAGTGGCCGGGGTCCAGGTGGACCTCGACAAGAATCCGGCCGAGTTCGGGGACGACGTGTCCACCAGGCGGGTCGGCAACGTCACGGTCGGGACGATGCCGCGCGACGGGGACGAGTGTGTGCGCGTCATCTCGACCGCCGACAGCAAGCAGATCGTGGTCGTCGCGGAGCGGTACGACTCCCCGTCCCCCGATCCGTGCCGGCTGGCCGACGCCGCCACGGATCACGCCGTGAGCGTCCTGGACAGGGGTGCTGTCCCCCGGCGCACGACGACGACGGCCGCGAACTCCCTGGCCAGGCTCGACGCCTGCGACCTGCTGGACGCCGCCGCGCTCAAGCGGCTGCCCGGCGTCGACCCGCGCGATCCTGAACCCGACTTCGGCGACTGGGGCTGTGACTGGAGCAGCCCGGACGGCGCCACGGGGGCGCAGCTGGTGTTCAACCGGGACAATGACCTCTCGGACGACGGAGACCCGACCGTCGTCGCGGGGCGCAGGAGTTACGTGTCGCCCCGGGAGTCCGGCGACGACGACTGCGTCGTACGGACGCCGCACCGCTCCTACACGAACTCCGTCGGGGACGAGACCATCGAGCATCTGATGGTGACCGTGCACGGGCCGGGATCCGCCGGTCGGCTGTGCGACACCGCCAAGGCCCTCGCGACCACGGCCACGGAGAACGTCACGAAGGATCTGAAGGACCTCAAGGGTCGGAAAGATCAGAAGGGTCTCAACGAGAAATGA
- a CDS encoding lysophospholipid acyltransferase family protein encodes MFYYVLKYVLLGPLLRLMFRPRIEGLDHVPAEGAAIIAGNHLSFSDHFVMPAILKRRITFLAKAEYFTGPGVRGRLTAWFFRSAGQIPVDRSGKEAGRAAVREGLGVLARGELLGIYPEGTRSHDGRLYKGKVGVAAMAIGAGVPVVPCAMIGTFDAQPPGQKLPSIRKITIRFGPALDFSRYEGMEGEKAALRAVTDEIMYEVLRLSGQEYVDRYAADVKAEAAKAKARRFRRRPPVS; translated from the coding sequence GTGTTCTACTACGTGCTCAAATACGTGCTCCTCGGCCCGCTGTTGCGGCTCATGTTCCGGCCCAGAATCGAGGGGCTCGACCACGTTCCCGCCGAGGGGGCGGCCATCATCGCGGGGAACCATCTGTCGTTCTCCGATCACTTCGTGATGCCGGCGATCCTCAAACGGCGGATCACCTTCCTGGCCAAGGCCGAGTACTTCACAGGGCCGGGCGTCCGGGGCAGGCTCACCGCCTGGTTCTTCCGCAGCGCCGGGCAGATCCCCGTGGACCGCTCGGGCAAGGAGGCGGGCCGCGCGGCGGTGAGGGAAGGGCTCGGCGTGCTGGCACGGGGTGAACTGCTCGGCATCTATCCGGAGGGGACCCGCTCGCACGACGGCCGGCTCTACAAGGGGAAGGTCGGGGTGGCCGCGATGGCCATCGGGGCGGGGGTGCCCGTGGTGCCCTGCGCGATGATCGGCACGTTCGACGCACAGCCGCCCGGCCAGAAACTGCCGAGCATCCGCAAGATCACCATCCGGTTCGGCCCCGCACTGGACTTCTCGCGTTACGAGGGCATGGAGGGCGAGAAGGCGGCCCTGCGCGCGGTGACCGACGAGATCATGTACGAGGTGCTGCGGCTGTCGGGGCAGGAGTACGTGGACCGTTACGCGGCCGATGTGAAGGCCGAAGCGGCCAAGGCCAAAGCCCGCAGGTTCCGGCGCAGGCCCCCGGTGTCATGA
- a CDS encoding GTP-binding protein, whose amino-acid sequence MAIAGTRPHESPPHLPSTVVDMVKLVVAGGIGVGKTTLIRGVSEIRSVHTEGVMTTAGSQVDNLAYTPHKTETTLAMDFGRLSLNRGETALYLFGTPGQARFTEAWRDTVYGARGALVLMDLRRPAESYEAMDRVEETGMPYVVAVNAFPDSPDYADAHIRQELDLAPETPLVRCNALERDSSIDALISLTRHALTHYRRNATS is encoded by the coding sequence ATGGCCATCGCAGGGACGCGGCCTCATGAGAGCCCGCCCCATCTGCCCTCCACCGTCGTCGACATGGTCAAACTCGTGGTCGCCGGCGGGATCGGTGTGGGCAAGACCACGTTGATCCGAGGTGTCTCCGAGATCAGGTCGGTGCACACCGAAGGTGTCATGACCACCGCCGGCAGCCAAGTCGACAATCTGGCATACACCCCGCACAAGACCGAGACCACCCTCGCGATGGACTTCGGCAGGCTCAGTCTCAATCGCGGCGAGACGGCCCTGTATCTCTTCGGCACCCCCGGTCAGGCGCGTTTCACGGAGGCGTGGCGCGACACCGTCTACGGCGCCCGCGGCGCTCTCGTACTGATGGATCTGCGCCGTCCCGCCGAGAGTTACGAGGCGATGGACCGGGTGGAGGAGACCGGCATGCCGTATGTGGTGGCCGTGAACGCCTTTCCCGACTCGCCCGACTACGCAGACGCGCACATTCGGCAGGAACTCGATCTGGCCCCGGAGACCCCGCTCGTACGCTGCAACGCGCTGGAGAGGGACTCGTCGATCGACGCCCTCATCTCCCTCACCCGCCACGCGTTGACCCACTACCGCAGGAACGCGACCTCATGA
- a CDS encoding FHA domain-containing protein — MTVRGVSTGATGRAGAPEWAGRPVVDGRVLPAGHGSLARGVRATVPGTVFALSLTGGMTLGPGAGRELLFGRNRPETHVCLGEDDPQVSRHQGTLTHRGGQWWVSNAGRLPIRCAGGRLLFRDEEPLPLDAGYTPLFVRGSRGREHLMEAFVSGAEGVRPVPLHGDVTRPPRVWVLSASEKLALVVLGRRYLLHEPRPQPLTWRQAAAELAELQPAEGWREKRVEHMVNGVRLRLSRDGEPWLTREEVGEPVGNALNDHLIRALLTSTTLVPTDLALTGVV, encoded by the coding sequence ATGACCGTACGGGGAGTCTCCACGGGTGCGACCGGCCGGGCCGGGGCCCCGGAGTGGGCCGGGCGGCCCGTGGTGGACGGCCGGGTACTGCCTGCCGGTCATGGCAGCCTCGCCCGTGGTGTCCGCGCGACGGTGCCGGGCACGGTCTTCGCGCTCTCGCTGACCGGGGGGATGACGCTGGGGCCCGGGGCCGGTCGTGAGCTCCTCTTCGGCCGCAACAGGCCCGAGACGCACGTCTGTCTGGGCGAGGACGACCCCCAGGTCAGCCGCCACCAGGGGACGCTCACCCACCGCGGCGGCCAGTGGTGGGTGAGCAACGCCGGACGCCTGCCGATCCGGTGCGCCGGGGGCCGGTTGCTGTTCCGGGACGAGGAGCCGTTGCCGCTCGACGCGGGGTACACGCCCTTGTTCGTCCGGGGTTCGCGGGGGCGCGAGCACCTGATGGAAGCGTTCGTGAGCGGCGCGGAGGGTGTACGTCCAGTGCCGCTGCACGGCGATGTCACCCGCCCGCCCCGCGTGTGGGTACTCAGCGCATCGGAGAAGCTGGCCCTTGTCGTACTCGGCAGGCGCTATCTGCTGCACGAGCCGAGGCCGCAGCCCCTGACGTGGCGGCAGGCCGCCGCCGAGCTGGCCGAGTTGCAGCCGGCCGAGGGCTGGCGGGAGAAGCGCGTGGAGCACATGGTCAACGGGGTGCGCCTGCGTCTCTCCCGTGACGGCGAGCCGTGGCTGACCCGTGAGGAGGTCGGCGAGCCGGTCGGCAACGCGCTCAACGACCATCTGATCCGGGCGCTGCTGACGTCGACCACGCTCGTCCCGACGGACCTGGCGTTGACAGGCGTCGTCTGA